Proteins from a genomic interval of Pantanalinema sp.:
- a CDS encoding response regulator transcription factor → MKRTNTPSHAPNRPIRLVIVEDDDLFRDLLRMALANLPGLEVVADFGDADRAEAEIPSLMPDVLLLDIDLGKGRNGVQLGLSLRQALPGVGIMLFSNHREPDFLLSVPTEQAGGWSYLLKTSVRDVATLERAIRGAASGLVILDPRLAVDFRSPLPGGSALSERQVALLQSIAQGFSNKAIAARLGLSEKTIENQLGVLYCELGIDTADSETHARVQAALHYLRGIAS, encoded by the coding sequence ATGAAGCGCACGAACACCCCCTCTCACGCCCCGAATCGCCCCATCCGCCTCGTGATCGTTGAGGACGACGACCTCTTCCGGGACCTGCTGCGCATGGCGCTCGCCAACCTGCCGGGTCTCGAGGTCGTCGCCGACTTCGGCGACGCCGATCGCGCCGAGGCCGAGATCCCATCCCTTATGCCGGATGTCCTCTTGCTGGACATCGACCTGGGCAAGGGGCGCAACGGCGTGCAGCTGGGGCTCTCGCTCAGGCAGGCCCTGCCGGGGGTGGGGATCATGCTCTTCTCCAACCACCGGGAGCCGGATTTCCTGCTCTCGGTTCCCACCGAACAGGCAGGAGGCTGGTCCTACCTCCTCAAGACCTCGGTGCGGGACGTGGCCACCCTGGAGCGCGCCATCCGGGGGGCGGCCTCCGGGCTCGTCATTCTGGATCCGCGTCTTGCCGTGGACTTCCGGAGCCCCCTGCCCGGAGGCTCGGCCCTCAGCGAGCGACAGGTGGCCCTGCTCCAGTCCATCGCCCAGGGCTTCAGCAACAAGGCGATCGCCGCGCGCCTGGGCCTCTCGGAGAAGACCATCGAGAACCAGCTCGGCGTCCTCTACTGCGAGCTCGGCATCGACACCGCCGACTCCGAGACTCACGCCCGGGTCCAGGCGGCCCTGCACTACCTGCGAGGGATCGCCAGCTGA